In the Chloroflexota bacterium genome, GGAACGAGCATGCAAATGGCTGAAATCCACACAAGGCAAGACCCCCCTGATCTCCACGCTGAGGCGCAGGATCTCCTCCAAACTGCCGAATTGGCTGGCTTTCCCAGTTGTCTCCGGGCGCAGACAGGCGTTGACCCCCTCGGTGCGCAGGATGTCCACCAGTTCCATCAAGATGGTCTTCACCCGCTTGTAGACGACTTCCGGGGGATCGTCGTGGTAGAAAGCGGGATGGAAGGCGATGTTGCGGGCCCCACACAAGGCCCCCACACGAGCCGCAGCCAGCAGGCGTTCTTTGCTGGCTTCCACCTTTTCTGGCTCGCCAGAGTTGAAATTGATGTAGTAGGGCGCGTGAACGCTGAGGGCAACGTCCATCTCTTCGGCTACCGCGCGTACCGCGGCGGCGGTCTCAGGCCCCATGCCCACCCGCTGCACAAATTCCAGTTCCATACAGTCCAGTTTGAGTTCGCGCAGTCGCTGGATGCCGGCGATACTATCACGCTTGGGTGAGGACAACGGCACGCCACCGGTGCCGAACCGCAGTGTCTCCGCCTCTACGATGTCGTGAACAGACATGGCTACAATCGCCCGAAGAAGGAATGGATATCGAAGAGAAAATCGGTCTGGTGCCCGCAGTCCCGGCACCGCACTACTAGAAGGTCATAGTGCCGCCCCGCTTTGTCCTCCAGCAATATTTGCTTCTCGAGACCCAGCAAACCACCGCAGGCCGGGCAGCCGATCTTTTCCAAATACTTGTACTCTTCTGCGATGCTCGAAACCGGGATGGCATCGCTGAAATCATAGGCCACGATGGCTTCGTCCTTATGACATCAAACGAAGGCCCCGGCAGAGGAGAAAGTGAACCGGTGCCTTCTCCAAATTCTGACAGTGGGCGAAACAGGACTCGAACCTGTGACCTTCTGAATGTAAGTCAGACGCTCTCCCAACTGAGCTATTCGCCCCGGACGATGAAAATTATAAAGGTTTCGACACCAGTTGTCAAACACACACAATCGCCCACCCAGGTCAAAGACCGATGATGCCCCTCGCCGGGGAGTAACTGGGCGTTGTCTTCACCTGTGCTGGGTTGGTGCGCAGAGCGGGGATGGAGGGCGGTGCCCAGGGAGGAGCACCCTCAATCAAACGAAGCCCATCCGGAGGCACGAATTCGAATAACACTAGGTGTTCGTATGATATTATTTCTTCGCTACGCCTGGGCGTGAAGCCATCTGGCAAAAAGCGAATCCGGTATTCGGCAGCATCTTGTCCGATCCCGCCCAACTCGCCTTCCCAGAGGACATCCCCTCGAAGAGACTGGTTGTCATACAGTAGTCGCAGCGCAGCCGTCACTTCCCAGACAGCGTTTAGTGGACTCATAATGCCTTGAGGTCTCGGCAGGCCCGTTATGAGCACGTACGAGTCATCGGCAAACGATGGGGCCAGGGTGAACATGCTCCGCCAAATGCCCTTCTGTATCTGCCAGGCATTGGCATAGTCCTGCCAGATCGTATAGTGGTGAGCACTGGCTAGGCCAATGCTCCCGCTCATCAGGACCAGGAAGATGAGCGAGGCCAGCCATCTCCTACTACTTGCGATCTCGCTCCCGAGTTTGAAGAGACTGGACAGGGCCAGTGCCGCGCCCAGTGTCGCCGCCGAGTTGACCCGTGAGGCAATGCCTCCGATGCTAATGGAGACTGCAATCGGTATGAGCACCGCATAACCCAAGAGCAGCAGGAAAAGTCCGACGAGGAATAGGCCGAACCAGACCCAACGCGACGAAGCACGGGCATTCACCTTAGCACCCTGGGAGACAGTCCAGCAGGAGAGGAAGAGGCTCACAACCGCAAACACGCCCACCCCCGCACCCGGCTATGACTGCAGCCTAAATGCCCTGTTCTGCTGCCCGGCGGAGGGCATACTCCCACGCCTGGCCGAAGTTCAACCCGAACACTCGCCACACGCGCAGCGCGATCCTCCCCAAACTGATCCCGGGCCAGACCTCGGAAAGTCGATCGGACTGCCGAAACGCTGTTACTACGAATGCCCGACCCGCCAGGTACGACAAAGAGATCAGCAAATAAGGCACTGACTTCCGGACCCACCATTGAGGTAATGCTAGTCATCAATGTATAGGCCCAGCGAAGGGATGGCAGACATGAAGGTAACCAGAAAGAAGAGGCAGATACCGAGTGCGCCTAATTATCTTGGGTTCTGGAATCTCTTGACCACCGCCCGTTCCAATTGCACCTACATGCTCTCCGGTGCCGTCATCCCCATCAGGTTCAGCGTGCGGGCCAGGGTGATCTTTGCCGCCTGCACTAGTTTAAGCCGCGCTTTGGTGATGGCCGCGTCTGCCGGGTCCGAGGAGACCACGCGACAGTCGCGATAGAATGAATGGAAAGTGCTGGCCAGGTCCTGGGCATAATGAGGCAGATGATGTGGCTCCAGTTTCTCTGCCGCCAGCCGAACAATCTCGGGAAGCAAGATCATCTGACGAATCAAAGCCAGCTCCTGGGGATGCGTCAACAGCGATACGTCGCCATCCGACCAATCGATATCGCCCGCATATTTCAGGATGCTGGCGATGCGGGCGTGGGCGTACTGGACGTAGTACACCGGGTTCTCGTTGGATTGCTCCACCGCCAATTGCAGGTCGAAGTCCATCTGGCTGTCGGCGGCGCGAGCCAACAGGAAGAAGCGGGTGGCGTCGGGCCCCACCTCGTCCAACACTTCGCGCAGGGTGATCATATCGCCCGTGCGTTTGGATAGGCGCAACACTTCACCACCTCGCTTGAGCGTGACCAATTGATATAGGATCAATATCAGCCGTTCGGGGTCCACTCCCATGGCTTGTACTGCCGCCTTGAGGCGTGGTACCTGCCCCTGGTGGTCCGCCCCCCACACGTCAATCACGCGATCGAAGCCGCGGACCAGGAACTTCTCGTAATGGTACGCGATATCAGAGGCAAAATAGCCGGGCAAGCCGCTGGAGCGGACGACGACTTCATCTTTGTCCGCTCCCAAGTCCCTGGCTTTGAACCACACCGCCCCATCTCGCTCCTCCAGATAACCTCCCCGACGAAGCAAGTCCATCGCCCGGTCGAAATATCCGTCCTTGTATAATGTCCGCTCCGAGAACCAGCGGTCGTAACGCACCCCCATCACTTCGAGGTCCTCGCGGATGCGTTCCAGCATCATTTCCAAGCCGAGGTCGCGGAAGTGTGTCAATGCCTCCTGGCGATCCATCTCGAGGAATTTCGAGCCATGTTCTGCCGCCAGACGTTCGCCCATCTCGCGCATATATGCCCCCTGATAGCCGCCTTCGGGCAGCGGCTCATCCACGCCGAGGGCCTGGGCATAGCGGGCGTACAGGGTGGCGGCGAAAAGGTCTATCTGCGTGCCAGCGTCGTTCACGTAGTATTCGCGCTGCACTTCGTAGCCAGCCGCTTCCAGGATATTCGCCAGCGCATCGCCGATGGCCGCATTGCGCCCGCTGCCCACGTGCAACGGCCCAGTGGGGTTCGCGCTGACGAATTCGACCTGCACCTTCAATCCCTGCCCCATATCCGAATTGGCATACGTGGCCCCAGCCTCGAGGATAGCATCCACCTGTCGGGCCAGCCACAGCTCGGAGAGGGTGAAGTTGATGAAGCCGGGGGGCGCTATCTGGACCTCGCCCAGGTAGTCGGGGCGCTCCATCTGTCGCACAATGATCTCCGCGATCTGCAAGGGGGCCATCCGCGCCAGACGCGCCAACCCCAGGCAGACCGGCGTGGCAAAGTCGCCGTGGCCTGCCTCCCGCGGGCGCTCCACGATGATTTCCGGCGGGTCAAAGCGCGGCAGATCGCCCCCCTCCTGCGCAGATTGGATGGCGGCGGAAATCCGCTCAGCGAGGTCGGCTCTGAGGTCCAACATAGTCAACTCATCTCTTCCCAGTTCTGTCCAATTTTTATGTCAACTCTCAGCGGGGCATCGAGTTTGAAAGCGCCCTCCATCGTGGACTCCACCAGCGGTCGCACGATATCCATCTCCTCGCGAGGCACCTCAAAGACCAGTTCATCGTGTACCTGGAGGATCATCTGAGTCTTCAGCCTCTGCTCGCGCAATGCATTGTCCACGCGGATCATGGCGATCTTCATGATGTCCGCCGCTGTCCCCTGGATGGGCATGTTGATGGCCATGCGCTCCGCGGCGCGTTTCAGGCCAGCGTGAGCCTTGCTATCCGAGCGTAGTTCAGGGAAATAGCGGCGGCGGCCCAACAGTGTCTCCACGTAGCCGTGTTCGTAGGCGAAGGCTTTGGTGCGGGCCAGGTACTCGCGCACGCGGGGATAGCGGGCGAAGTAGTTATTGATGAACTCCGATGACTCCTCCACAGATAGTTCAGTGCGCTGCGAGAGGCCATACTCGCTCATCCCATAGACGATGCCGAAGTTCACCGCCTTGGCGATGCGTCGCATCTCGGGCGTCACTTTGTCCAGTGGCACGCCGAGGACCGTGGCGGCAGTGGAGGCGTGGATGTCCTCGCCGCGCTCGAACGCGGCAAGTAGATTCTGGTCTTGCGAGACATGGGCCAGGATGCGCAGTTCCACTTGTGAGTAGTCCGCTCCCAGGAGCAGGCAGCCCTCCCGCGCCACGAAAGCCCGCCTCACTTTGCGGCCCAATTCGGTGCGGATGGGGATGTTCTGCAAGTTGGGTTCGCTGGAGGAGAGGCGGCCAGTGACTGTACCCGTCTGATTGAATGAGGTGTGCACGCGGCCGGTACGCGGGTTTACCAGCAAAGGCAGTGCGTCGAGGTAGGTGGATTTCAACTTGGAGAGTTGCCGGTGCTCCAGGATCAACTCGATCACGGGATGCTTGCCGCGCAGTTTCTCCAACACCTCAGCCGAAGTGGAGTAGGCTCCACTCGTGCCCCGGATCGTTACATTGGCGGGCAGCCCCAGTCGATCGAACAAAGCCTCGCCCAACTGTTGCGTGGAGTTGATGTTGAAAGGATAGCCTACCATCTCCTGGATCTCCTTCTCCAGGGCTACCAACCGCTCGTGCAGTTCCCGCGACATAGCGTGGAGGAAGGGCACGTCTATCGCTACCCCAGCGCGCTCCATCCCCACCAGCACTGGGACCAGGGGCATCTCAATGTTCGCGAAAAGGTCCCACTGCTTGAGTTCGCGCAGTTCGGGTTCCAGTATGTCGGCCAGGCGAAGGGTGAAG is a window encoding:
- a CDS encoding TIM barrel protein, with amino-acid sequence MSVHDIVEAETLRFGTGGVPLSSPKRDSIAGIQRLRELKLDCMELEFVQRVGMGPETAAAVRAVAEEMDVALSVHAPYYINFNSGEPEKVEASKERLLAAARVGALCGARNIAFHPAFYHDDPPEVVYKRVKTILMELVDILRTEGVNACLRPETTGKASQFGSLEEILRLSVEIRGVLPCVDFSHLHARSVGAYNRYEEFAALLEQMRAALGPAVLHDMHCHVQGIGYTDKGEQEHLPLEDSDFDYKALLRAFRDYGVKGLVVCESPNLEKDAVKLQRAYRRLAA
- a CDS encoding arginine--tRNA ligase codes for the protein MLDLRADLAERISAAIQSAQEGGDLPRFDPPEIIVERPREAGHGDFATPVCLGLARLARMAPLQIAEIIVRQMERPDYLGEVQIAPPGFINFTLSELWLARQVDAILEAGATYANSDMGQGLKVQVEFVSANPTGPLHVGSGRNAAIGDALANILEAAGYEVQREYYVNDAGTQIDLFAATLYARYAQALGVDEPLPEGGYQGAYMREMGERLAAEHGSKFLEMDRQEALTHFRDLGLEMMLERIREDLEVMGVRYDRWFSERTLYKDGYFDRAMDLLRRGGYLEERDGAVWFKARDLGADKDEVVVRSSGLPGYFASDIAYHYEKFLVRGFDRVIDVWGADHQGQVPRLKAAVQAMGVDPERLILILYQLVTLKRGGEVLRLSKRTGDMITLREVLDEVGPDATRFFLLARAADSQMDFDLQLAVEQSNENPVYYVQYAHARIASILKYAGDIDWSDGDVSLLTHPQELALIRQMILLPEIVRLAAEKLEPHHLPHYAQDLASTFHSFYRDCRVVSSDPADAAITKARLKLVQAAKITLARTLNLMGMTAPESM